The Pseudomonas marginalis genomic interval TGACACAACGCTCCTTCGTCGTGGGTCTCTCCTGTAGACTGCCCGGCAGGACAACAAGGAGGTTTTGTCGTGGTCGCTATTTTTCGTTTGACCGCGCCGCAAGTGGTGCAGGCAGTGGCATTGGCCACGGCATTCGCGGGTGTGTTGGTCTGGTCTTCAGTGTTGCTGACGTCGGCCGAGTCCCAGGTGCCGCAGGTCGAGCCGCCGGCTTTGGCCGCTCGCCCGGATACCCCGGCGTTGCAGTGGTTTTCCAACCAGCCGGCGACGGTGGACATCAAGGTCTCCGGCCTGATGGCGGGCGCGCGCGGGGCGGTGGCGATCCTGAGCCTGAACGAGGGGCCGCCGCGCAGTTTTCGGGTGGGTGAGTCGTTGGCCCAGGGTGTGCGCCTGGCGGCGATCGAGGGCGATGCGGTGGTGATTGAGCGGGGCACGCAGCACACCCGCATTAAGGTCAGCACGCTGCCGGACTCGGTGGTGCTACCGCGCTTGACCCGACCCTGAACGCTCATTGGGGCGTTGCCTTCGGCGGGTTGAGCAGCGTTTCCACCCGCGCCAACGGTGGCGCCTCGCGCTTGCGCTCCGACACCTGCAGGGTGACGCGCATCAGGCGTCCATCGGCGCTCGGTGCGATGCTCTGCTCGCAACGCAACT includes:
- a CDS encoding type II secretion system protein N; translation: MVAIFRLTAPQVVQAVALATAFAGVLVWSSVLLTSAESQVPQVEPPALAARPDTPALQWFSNQPATVDIKVSGLMAGARGAVAILSLNEGPPRSFRVGESLAQGVRLAAIEGDAVVIERGTQHTRIKVSTLPDSVVLPRLTRP